One genomic window of Anabaena sphaerica FACHB-251 includes the following:
- a CDS encoding leucine-rich repeat domain-containing protein, with translation MKLTRVLVLVMSMWVGGGWGVVKAAQPPRESDFIRLCKEQADLSADARITVELLLAKAKTNDCDLAAKNLLNVTQLDLINQQLVDLSPLSGFTNLESLNLSGNEIVDISPLAGLKNLKKLDISNNQITDIRPLATLKNLNDLYLARNRIKDISVIKGLTNLESLLLFNNEVVDISALSTLRNLTSLILDKNYITEISSLRDLVKLTGISLEDNQVKDISALAKLTNLTQLELTYNQIQDLTPLANLQKLKRLGLEGNQMVNVSPLKNLTNLNMLFLGDNKIKDVSPLGNLKSLNRLILTYNQITDVSPLANLNNLQMLVLRLNKIKDVSSLGKMTNLKELVLEDNEITDISALSQLTSLTLLNLDHNKITDVTPISKLSNLKDVSFKGNPIVK, from the coding sequence ATGAAATTAACTAGGGTGTTAGTTCTCGTAATGAGTATGTGGGTAGGTGGTGGATGGGGAGTTGTTAAAGCTGCTCAACCTCCCAGGGAAAGTGATTTTATAAGGTTGTGTAAAGAACAGGCTGATTTATCGGCAGATGCGAGAATTACGGTAGAATTATTATTAGCGAAAGCCAAAACAAATGATTGTGATTTAGCTGCCAAAAATTTGTTAAATGTCACACAACTTGATTTGATAAATCAGCAACTTGTTGATTTAAGTCCCTTGTCAGGTTTCACAAATTTAGAATCATTAAATCTTTCCGGTAATGAAATTGTTGATATTAGTCCCTTGGCAGGGTTAAAAAATCTCAAAAAATTGGATATTAGCAATAATCAAATTACTGATATTCGTCCTTTGGCAACATTAAAAAATCTTAATGATCTGTATCTGGCAAGAAATCGCATCAAGGATATCAGTGTCATTAAAGGATTGACAAATTTAGAGTCTTTGTTACTGTTTAATAATGAAGTTGTTGATATTAGTGCTTTATCTACATTGAGAAATTTAACTTCGCTAATTCTCGATAAAAATTATATTACTGAGATTAGTTCTCTCAGGGATTTGGTGAAATTAACGGGTATTTCTTTAGAAGATAACCAAGTTAAAGATATTTCTGCTTTAGCTAAGTTGACTAATTTAACTCAACTGGAATTGACGTATAATCAAATTCAGGATCTTACTCCTTTAGCAAATTTGCAAAAATTAAAAAGGCTGGGTTTAGAAGGTAATCAAATGGTCAATGTTAGTCCGTTAAAAAATCTCACTAACTTAAATATGCTATTTTTAGGAGATAATAAAATTAAAGATGTGAGTCCTTTGGGAAACCTGAAAAGTTTAAATCGGTTGATTTTGACTTACAATCAAATTACAGATGTTAGTCCTTTAGCAAATCTGAATAATTTGCAGATGTTGGTATTGCGTTTGAATAAAATTAAAGATGTCAGTTCTTTAGGAAAAATGACTAACTTAAAGGAACTTGTTTTAGAAGATAATGAAATCACAGATATTAGTGCTTTATCACAACTTACTAGCTTAACGCTTCTCAATCTCGATCATAACAAAATCACAGATGTCACTCCCATATCAAAACTCAGTAATTTAAAAGATGTGAGTTTTAAAGGTAATCCAATTGTGAAATAA
- a CDS encoding M48 family metallopeptidase — MSLVKTSLIGLKADSFRHPLDLEATKTLKQIPGIDMMVRNWLGPMAEQVFYVENIASSILVGEKQLPDLHKLLLDACNILDIEPPQLYVRQHPAPNAYTFAMRGKQPFVVLHTSLIDILTPEEIQAVIAHELGHLKCDHSVYLTPVNLLVLAAGILPNVGAVLAQALQAQLLEWVRCAEFTCDRAALLATQNPKVVMSVLMKLAGGSPTLAPKLNLDAFVAQARAYDDISKTELGVMVKEARTAQLSHPVPVLRAREIDRWSSSLDYQKLLQNHGFKDKSETAPKGGWRNW, encoded by the coding sequence ATGTCTTTAGTTAAAACTTCTCTAATTGGTTTAAAAGCTGACTCATTCCGCCATCCTCTAGACCTGGAAGCAACGAAAACTCTCAAGCAAATTCCTGGGATAGATATGATGGTGCGAAATTGGCTTGGGCCAATGGCTGAACAGGTTTTTTATGTAGAAAATATTGCGTCTAGTATTTTGGTTGGTGAAAAACAACTACCAGATTTACACAAGTTATTGTTAGATGCTTGCAATATTTTAGATATTGAGCCACCCCAGTTGTATGTCCGTCAACATCCTGCGCCTAATGCTTATACTTTTGCGATGAGGGGTAAGCAGCCGTTTGTAGTGCTGCACACTTCTTTGATTGATATTCTCACACCAGAAGAAATACAAGCAGTTATTGCCCACGAGTTGGGACATCTTAAATGTGACCACAGTGTTTATTTAACACCTGTGAATTTATTAGTTTTAGCAGCAGGAATTTTACCTAATGTTGGTGCTGTTTTAGCTCAAGCATTACAGGCACAATTATTAGAATGGGTGCGTTGTGCTGAGTTTACTTGCGATCGCGCCGCTTTGTTAGCTACCCAAAACCCCAAAGTTGTGATGTCAGTGTTAATGAAGTTAGCCGGCGGTTCTCCTACCTTAGCACCCAAGCTAAATCTCGATGCCTTTGTTGCCCAAGCTCGTGCTTATGATGATATCAGCAAAACCGAACTGGGTGTCATGGTGAAAGAAGCCCGCACCGCCCAATTAAGTCACCCTGTACCAGTATTAAGAGCGAGAGAAATTGACCGTTGGAGTAGTAGTTTAGACTACCAGAAATTACTGCAAAATCACGGTTTTAAGGACAAGAGTGAAACTGCACCCAAGGGAGGTTGGCGAAATTGGTAA